The following proteins are encoded in a genomic region of Apis mellifera strain DH4 linkage group LG14, Amel_HAv3.1, whole genome shotgun sequence:
- the LOC410561 gene encoding ciliogenesis and planar polarity effector 2 — MTAINVNWLHSVEGESLMHHFYINTSKKRRFYGILERPPLPSSIEEVTYKIFMIGRSGVGKTAVVARLAGILESNTYTETNGIKKTNVFWPVKIWDKVVLFKLQFWDTSEASIKKYNHILPACKDKVDAICSVFSFDDATGFNDVPYLMNTMTAIKEKPANIVIGTKFKPWSSSTIEDARIKEFEDKWKVKVIRIDINKFPIRSEVFDCSYQLNTICNILWNRDKEFISKQMGQN; from the exons ATGACAGCAATAAACGTAAATTGGTTGCATTCAGTTGAGGGAGAATCATTGAtgcatcatttttatataaacacatctaagaaaagaagattttatg GTATTCTTGAAAGACCACCTTTACCTTCTTCGATTGAAGaagttacatataaaatttttatgattggaAGATCTGGAGTAGGAAAAACTGCTGTTGTAGCTCGACTTGCTGGAATATTAGAATCTAATACTTATACTGAAactaatggaataaaaaagacaAATGTATTTTGGCCAGTTAAGATATGGGATAAAGttgtattgtttaaattacaattttgggATACTTCAGAAGcaagcattaaaaaatataatcacatATTGCct gcATGCAAAGACAAAGTAGATGCTATATGTTCCGTATTTTCTTTTGATGATGCAACAGGATTTAATGATGTACCATATTTGATGAATACTATGACAGCCATAAAAGAGAAACCGGCAAATATAGTAATAGGAacaaa atttaaaccATGGTCCAGTTCTACAATAGAAGATGCACggataaaagaatttgaagaCAAATGGAAAGTTAAAGTTATtagaattgatattaataaatttcctatAAGATCTGAAGTGTTTGACTGTTCTTATCAGCTAAATACTATATGTAATATTCTTTGGAATAgagataaagaatttatatctaaacAAATGGGACAAAACTAA
- the LOC727254 gene encoding mitochondrial cardiolipin hydrolase: protein MIFNKEMKNNKIFLVGGIIFASEIIWYLYKKVHNLWIKSRSTCKDLKTNIHESKQDISEVMFFTKESSFCRTHLTNKEICLKDTCSVQYLRKLENYINRAKESLDICMYMLTCQLLSNAIVNAHKRGVLVRIIMDRSMACNEAAQTALFYRNGITIRLEYYVGLMHHKFAIVDNDILITGSTNWTMSAFFGNFDHVIVTNQHSLVKPFIDEFDRLWKTFPNSQENIECPAEFSVK, encoded by the exons atgatatttaataaag aaatgaaaaacaataaaattttcctagTAGGGGGAATAATTTTTGCATCGGAAATCATTTGGTATTTGTACAAAAAAGTTCATAACCTATGGATTAAATCTAGAAGCACTTGCAAAgatttgaaaacaaatattcatGAATCGAAACAAGACATTTCAGAGGTGATgttttttacaaaagaatcTAGTTTTTGTCGAACACACTTAACTAATAAAGAGATTTGTCTGAAAGACACTTGTTCTGTTCAATATTTGAg aaagttggaaaattatataaaccgAGCGAAAGAAAGTTTAGATATTTGTATGTACATGTTAACTTGTCAATTGTTATCAAATGCAATCGTAAACGCGCATAAACGGGGAGTACTTGTTCGAATAATAATGGATCGAAGTATGGCTTGCAATGAGGCCGCTCAAACGGCTTTATTTTATAGGAATG GGATCACAATTAGATTAGAATATTACGTTGGTTTAATGCATCATAAGTTCGCGATCGtggataatgatatattaatcacTGGTAGCACGAATTGGACAATGTCTGCTTTTTTTGGGAATTTCGATCACGTAATAGTGACTAATCAACATTCGTTAGTGAAGCCATTCATCGATGAATTTGACAGGCTATGGAAGACATTCCCAAACTCGCaggaaaatatagaatgtcCAGCGGAGTTTTCAGTAAAATAA